Genomic window (Victivallis lenta):
TTCGGCTGCGGACTCATCATGATGTTTCTCACGGCGCTGGTGGTCTCGCTGCTGCTCAAAATGCAGCAGTCCGGCAACATCACGCCCGCCGAGCTGGTCGGGCAGCGGGGCACGGTCTATCTGACCGTGCCGGCCGGGCGCGCCCCGGGCGGCATGGTGACCGTGACGCTGCCGGGCTGCACGCGGCAGGTCAGCGCCCGGGCCGACGACGAACTCAAAACCGGCACGGCGGTTGTCATCTCCGAAAACCTCGGCGGCGGCAGCTTCCTCGTGGTCAAAAGCTGAAGTGGAGCCGCAATGACCGTTATCCCCTTCACCCTTGCCGCCGCCGCGGCTGCCGATACGCCTCTGGAAACGGTATTCAAAGTGATCATTGCCGCCGCTCCGGCCGTAATCGGCGTCACGGCAGGCGTTTTCGCCGGATTCCTGCTGACCTGTTACCTGAAAAAGAAAAACGCGGAGAAGAAGAAAAGGAAAAAATACTGACGCCGGAAACCGGATGACGCGAAACATCACCTTCAACAGCAGGGAGTTCAACCGAATGCCAGTCATCGTTGTCCTCGGAGCATGCGCCGGAGCAGTCGTCATGCTGCTGTTCTGCACGATCGGAGTCATCGCATGCCGGAAGCTGAAATCTTAGACAGCCGCCAATAAATCCGATTCATTTTCAACCCCAATAAGGAGTTATACAGAATGTCACCAGTCATCATCATCGCAACGCTCGCCGGGTTCGTCCTCCTGATGATCTTCATCTCGCTGGTCACCTGGTACCGCAAGTGCCCGTCCGACCGCATCATGATCATCTACGGCAAGACCGGCGGGAACCAGGCGGCGAAATGCATCCACGGCGGCGCCAAATTCGTCTGGCCGGTCGTGCAGGATTACGGTTACATCTCGCTGCGCCCTCTCCAGATCGCCGTGAATCTCGACAACGCGCTCTGCAAACAGAACATCCGCATCAACGTGCCGTCGGTCTTCACGGTCGGCGTCTCGACCAGTCCCGAGATCATGGGCAACGCGGCCGAACGCCTGTTCGGGCAGAGCCCGGAGGCGATCGCCGAGCTGGCGAAGGATATCATCTTCGGCCAGCTGCGCCTCGTCATCGCCTCGATGATGATCGAAGAGATCAACGCCGACCGCGAAACCTTCCTGCGCGCGGTCGAGGCGAACGTGGCGGAGGAACTCAAGAAGATCGGCCTTGAGCTCCTGAACGTCAACATCACCGACATCACCGACGAATCCGGCTACATCGCGGCCATCGGGCAGCGCGCCGCCGCCGGCGCCATCAACAAGGCGAAGGTCGACGTGGCCGAGGAACAGCGCAAGGGCAGCATCGGCGCAGCCGAAGCGAACAAGCTCGAACGCGTCGCCGTCGCCAAGGCCGAAGCCGAAGCCGCCTCGGGCGAGGCAGACGCCGACCGTGAGCGGCGTATCGCCGTCAAGCAGGCCGAAGCCGCCGCCATCGCGGGCGAAGCTGACGCCGACCGCGCCCAGCGCATCGCCGTCAAGCAGGCCGAAGCCGCCGCCGCCGCCGGAGAGGCCGATGCCGACCGCGACCGCCGTATCGCCGTCAAGCAGGCCGACTCGACCGCGACCCAGGGCGAGAACGTCTCGGCGATCGAAATCGCCAAATCGAACGCGACGCGTTCGGAACAGGAGGCCGAAGCCTACCGGCGCGCCGAAGCGGCCCGCCAGGTCGCGGCCGCCCAGATCGAAAAGGCGAAATACGAAGCCGAGGCCGACGCGCAGGTCTCCCGCGCCAAAATGGAGATGGAGCGCCAGCGCGCCGAAGTCATCGTCCCGGCCGAGATCCAGAAGAGCCAGGTCGAAATCGCGGCCGACGCCGAGGCCGAAAAGCTGCGCCGCGAGGCGAAAGGCGAAGCCGACGCGATCTACGCGAAGCTCGAGGCCGAAGCGCGCGGCAACTACGAAATCCTGAAGGCGAAAGGCGAAGGCTACCGCGCCATCATCGAAGCGTGCGAAAACGATTCGAACGCCGCATCGAAGATGCTGCTCATCGAGAAGCTCCAGGAGATCGTCGCGCTGCAGACCGAAGCGATCAAGGGCATCAAGATCGACAAGGTCACCGTCTGGGACGGCGGCGGCAAAACCGCCGACGGCAAGACCACCACGGCGAACTTCCTCTCCGGCATGCTGCAGAGCCTGCCGCCGCTGCACGACGTGGCCGGAATGGCGGGGCTCGACCTGCCTGGCTATCTCGGCAAGGTGAAGAGCGACAAACGCGACACGGCCGAAACCGGAACCGGAACGGAACCGGCCGGTCAGGCATAACCGGAAAACACAACCTGACGCCCGGCCGACGCCGGGCGTTTTCCATATGGAGGAGCCATGAAGACCCGGATGTTTCTTTTTCTCGCCGCCGCGACGCTGCTGCTGGCCGCCGGCTGCCGTTCGATTCCGCTGCCGGAAGGGGTGATCCCGGCTGAAAAAATGACCCAGACTCCGGCACGGCCGGAGCCTGTCGAACCGCTGCGCAGACTCGCCGCGTCCGGCGACCCGGATGGAACGTTCCGCTACGGGCTCCAACTGCTCTTCGCCGAAAACAGCCGGCAGCCCGTGGAGAAGCCGGAGTTTCCGAACGGCGTCCCGTTCGGCATCCGGCCGGAGAATTGGAGCCCCGCCGACCTCTGGATCGCCCGGGCCGCCCAGCTCGGCAGCCCGGAAGCCAAATACTACACGGCCGCCGCCCGGCAGGCCGTGCTGGAACGCCGCCAGATGCTGAAGCTCGTGAAGGAGGCGGCGGAAGCCGGTGTCGCTCCGGCCCTGAACCGGCTCGGCACATATTATTATTTCGGCATGGGGGTCGAAGTCGACAACGCCGAGGCGGTCCGCCTGTTCGCGGCGGCGGCCCGGCAGGGACATCCGGCCGCGCTGCACAATCTGGCGGTCTGCCTGATGAACGGTTCCGGCATCGCGGCCGACGAAGCGGCGGCGGTCCGGCTGCTGCGCATGGCGGCATTCCGCGGCACGGAACAGTCGCGCCGCAATCTCGAATGGTGTTACCGGACCGGCCTCGGCGTCGAAGTCGACCGCAGCAAGGCATTCTACTGGAAAGATATCAACCGGATTCCGCCGGCCGGCACCGAAGAGCTGTTCCCGGCCGACAAAGTCGAAGAGCTCGATCTTCAGGTCGAACTGCCGTAATCAATCCCGAACGAAAGAGAGTCCTCCGTATGCGCATCCTGCCGCTCCTCACCCTGCTCTCCTTCTCCGCGCTGCTGACGGCGGGAGAACTGAAAATCACCGTGCTGTCGGACATTCACGTTTCGCCCGGCAACGCCAACGACAAGCTGATGCCCGATGTCGTCAAAGAGGTCAATGCGAACGATTCCGCCCTCGTCGTCGTGACCGGAGACCTTACGAACCGCGGCGCTGACCGCGAACTGGAGCATATCCATAACGTGCTTTCCGGCATCGGGAAAGAGCTTCACGCCATTCCCGGCAACCATGAAACGAACTGGTCCGAAAGCGCCGGCCAGACCTTCGTCCGCCTGTGGGGAGATGAAAAATTCGCCATTGTCCGCGACGGCGTCGCGCTCATCGGTTTCTCCACCGGCCCCTATCTGAAGATGGGCGACGGCTACGTCCGCAGCGAAGACGTCGCCTTCCTGAAAGAGTCGCTCCGGAAGCTGGCCGGAAACGGCGAACCGGTCATCGTTTTCTGCCACTACCCGCTCGCCGACGAGCTCGGCAACGGCGCCGCCATCGCCCGGATTCTGCGGGACTACAACGTCGTCGGAGTCGTCTCCGGCCACACGCACAGCCAGTTCCGCCGGACGATCTACGGGCTCGACAGCATCGTCTGCCGTCCGCTGACCGGTTTCGACGGGACACACGGCTACAACCTGCTCCGCTTCGACGGCAAAGAAAAGCTCGAAGCCTTTGAAAAACGGCTCGGCGGCGACATCCTGCCGGTCGAAAACCGGGAGCCGGTCGCGGAACAGCCGTTCCCGGCCGAGGAGCCGCTGCCGGAAAACGTCAGGGTCGAGCTGCTGCATGCCGATCCCGCCTCGGTGTTCACCGGAGCGGCGGTAACGAGAAGCGGCATCTACTACGGCACCAGCGACGGGCGCTTCGTCGCACTCACGCCGGAAGGGGAAACGGCGTGGGAGCGGAACTTCAAACGCCCCTTCTACTCGACCCCGGCCGCGTTCGAGGGCGTCATCGCCGTCGGCCTGACCGGTATGCCCGGCGGCCTGGCTCCCGGCGGCATCGCGCTTCTTCCGGAGCCGAAGAGCGGCGACAAGCGCGGCGGACTCTTCCTCCCCGCGCCGGCACCGGTCATCGGCAGCGGAACCGCCTCGGACGGACGGCTCTACATGGGCGCCGGAGCCGGAGAGTTCCGGCGCATCGATTCCGCCGGCAGATACGAAAAAAACGACACCGTCCGTTTCGGCACCATGCAGGGGGCTCCGGCCGTGAAAGACGGCGTCGCAGTCTTCGGCGCCTGGGATACGAATCTCTACGCGCTCGATGCGGAGACGCTCGAACTGCGCTGGAAGTGGAACAACGGCAAGTCGCAGGTGCTCTTCTCCCCCGGCAACGTCCGGCCGGTCATCGGCAACGGCCAGGTCGTCATCGTCGCGCCGGACCGGTACATGACCGCGCTCGACCTCAAAACCGGCAGGCAGCTCTGGCGCGCCAACGCGCACAAGTTCCGCGAAGCGCTCGGCGGCAGCGAAGACGGCGGCACCGCCTACGCCAAAACCATGGACGGGGAGCTCGTCGCAGTCGAAACCGGCAAACCGGAATATACGGAGAAATGGCTCTGCGATCTCGGCTTCGGCTACGATCACGCCCCCTGCCCCGTGCTGGAAGCGGACGGCGTCGTCTATGCCGGCAGCCGCAACGGCGTCATCGCGGCGGTCGATGCCGCCACCGGCAAACTGCTCTGGCGCTACCGGGGCGGCGACTCGGCCGTGAACGATTTCACGAAAGGGCCGGACGGCAGCGTCTACGCAACCCTGATCGAAGGCAGGATCTACCGGATCAGCGGAAAAATGCCCTGATCAGCTCACAAATCGAATCGACCTCCTCCGGCTGCAGTTCGTAATAGCACGGCAGCCGGAGGAGCCGGCCGGCACAGTCGTCCGTCACCGGCAGCCGGAACCTGCCTCCGCCGAGCTCCATCCCTTTCGGCGCCGAATGGAGCGGAACGTAGTGGAAAACCGGGTGGATATCCCTTTTTTTCAGAAATTCGATCAATGCCGACCGGGTCGCCAGGTCCTTCAGGAGAATATGGAACATATGCGCGTTGTGCCTGCATTCCGGCAGCTCGACCGGCAGCCGGATCACTCCCGCCTGCTGCAGCGGGAGCAGCTCCTTATAATATCGATTCCATATGGCAAGCCGCTTCCCGGTGATCCGGTCGGCCTGCTCGAGCTGGGCGTAAAGAAAAGCGGCAATCAATTCGCTCGGAATGTAACTGGATCCGATATCCACCCAGGTGTATTTGTCGACCATTCCGCGGAAGAACCGGGAACGGTTTGTACCTTTTTCCCGGATGACCTCCGCCCGTTCGAGAAACCGTTCGTCATTGATGACCAGCGCGCCGCCTTCGCCTGAAATAAGGTTCTTGGTCTCGTGGAAGCTGTAACAGCCGAGGTGGCCGATCGTCCCGAGATAACGTTCTTTGTAGGTCGCGCAGACTCCCTGGGCGGCATCTTCGACGACCAGCAGCCGATGCCGCCGCGCGATATCCATGATCACGTCCATATCGCAGCCGACGCCGGCGTAATGAACCGGAACGATCACCCGGGTCCGGGGAGTGACCGCCTGCTCGATCAAACTCTCGTCGATATTCATGGTATCCGGCCTGATATCGACGAAAACAGGCACGCCGCCCCGCAGGACGAAGGCATTCGCCGTGGAGACAAATGTGTAGGAAGGAACGATGAACTCATCCCCGGGCTGAATATCGCACAGAATGGCCGCCATCTCCAGAGCCGCCGTGCAGGAGTGCGTCAGCAGAACTTTCTTCGCGTTGAAATGCTCTTCCAGCCAGCGGCTGCAGCGTCCGGTGAACGGTCCGTCTCCGGACAAATGCCCGTTCTGCACCGCCTGAGCCATGTAATACAGCTCCTTGCCGGCAACGAACGGCTTGTTAAACGGAATTTTCACTAACTCCTCCATAAATGCCAAACCTCCGTGATGTTACTGATCTCATACCCGCAAGAGCAATACAATCGGCAGGCCCTTTCATTGTCCAACTGGGTAACGACTTGAGCAGATGCAGCTCCCGATATTCTGAAATATTCCTCAGCCCTGCTCATCAAAGCTTTTCCATATCCCCGGCCGCGGCATTTCTCATCGACCGCCACCAGTTCGATCTTTCCCTGATTGTCCTTTACCGAAGCGCAAAGTACTGCGTCCCCTCCTTCTTCTCCGGGGACGATCCAAACTCTGCCGGCGGGGGAGTCAAAGCAGTTTTGCAGCCAGCGTTCATACAATGCGGCCTGAAATGGCCGAAAATGCTCATCCCGCTGAAATCGGGAATGCCAGCCACTGTCAACAGCCAGCTTCACACTCCTGAAATCTTTGGAAAAAACTTCCACGACTTCCACCGGGCGGCAGACCGAAACAGTTCCCGTCAGCAGCTTTGAGAAAACAGTTTTGCAATCATAGCATTTTGCCCCCATGGCTTTCAAACATTCGGAAAAGACGGCCCCGGAGCGGTACGGCATAAATATGTAACAGACCTCCGGAGTCCATTTTGACAATGCCGATACGAGATCATCTTCCGTATCGCCAGCTTCAACAGTCAACGCCCCCACAGAAACCCGGAAAAAATCAGAATCCCAGGGCAGATCCCTGTAAATCATTTTCGATTCTCCGGCAGATTCAAGCTGTCGGCAATAATGAATACCGGCCTCCGCTTGGTCTGGGAAAAAGTTTTACCGACATAAATACCGACCATTCCGATTGTCATGAGCATGATTCCCGTATTGAACCAAATTGAAAGGATAAGGCTCGCATACCCCATTACCTTGATCAATCCACTCAATGCCAGACACAGATAGAACAAAGTAACGAGAACGGCCAAAACCGAAATGCAAAGTCCGGTCAACGCAGTTATGCGAAGCGGTTTATCCGAAAATGCAATCATATTGTCCAAAGCCAGACGGAAGAGCTTTTTCCAGGAATAAGAAGACTCCCCTTCCGAACGCGCCGCATGACGGACCGGACAGACTGCCTGCCGGAATCCCACCCATTGTGCCATTGCGGGAAAGTAACGGATGGAATCTCCGAGACTCAGAATCGCGCCGATCACCTTTCGATGATAAATTCCAAAATTGGCAATCGAAGCATCCATTCTCGTCCCGGTCAGGAAACTGAATACCCGGTAAAACAGTTTGGAACACTCCTTTTTAATCCAGGCATCCTGCCGCTCCACCCGTTGCGCGAATACGGAATCGAATCCCTCCTGCGCCTTGGCATAAAGAACGGGAATTTCTTCCGGCATATCCTGCAGATCGCAATCCATCACGACCACCCAGTCTCCTGATGCGGCCGACAAACCGGCTGTAATCGCATAATGCTGCCCGAAATTCCGGGACAAATTCAAGCCTATGACCCTGGCATCACGTCCGGCCAACTCTGCAATCCCCCGCCAACTGCCATCCGGGCTTGAATCATTCACCAGGATCAGTTCCCATTCGCCGGTCAGACTCTCCGCCACCTGCCGGATCCGGGTATAAAGTTCTTCGAGAAAACGCTCTCCCATATATACAGGAACCACCACCGATAATTTCATAATACCGTTCCTTCATCAATCCGCTTCCGCGAACTCTTCCGATAAATAAAGAAATACAGCAGCAATGTCAATGCTCCCCCGGAAACCGAAAGAACAACGCCAAGGCCATAATATGGAGGACTCCAATTCACAGTAACCTCATGAACTCCAGCCGGGACCGGGACGCCCAGGAGGCCGTTGTTGATCCCATAAACCTTTTCCGCCCTGCCGGAAACGGTTGCCCGCCATCCTTCCTGCCAGGTGATCGGAATGCAGAGCATCCCGATCTTCCCCGAACGATTGTCCACCCTCCCCCGCCAGGTGGAATGCGCGTAGCTGATATCCGTCACAGGGGAGCTTTTCAATTCCGCGGCGGCTGCATCGATTTCCTCATCTACCCCCTGCCTGCGAAGCAGGGACAGCGAAATCAACTTCACCACTGCCGGATTCACCCGGAATGAAATCTCAGAAACCTTTTCCTGCGGCAATGGGACCCGATATGTCCGGTGCCCCGGCAAAGCCTGCAACATCCTCATATGTCCGTCGCAATTCAACATGATTTTCTGTTTCCGGCTGAATTTCCCTTCAATCTCCAATATATGAAATCCGGACCGGGGATCCGCGCTTGAGATGGATACGCTATGGCTGGCAGAGAGTTTTCGGGAAACCAGCCGGAACATCTTCTCCCCGCCCTTTGCCGACACCGCTTTGCCGTCTCTCATCAACGGAACCGCCTCCTGTACCGCTTTCGCCCGTTTCGGAAGGGATCCCGGAAACCAGCTCTCCGCCATTGACTCATCCGCCTTATCCATAAAATGGAAATGGGAGAGACGCAAACGGGAAAGCTCATCTTTCGGATAATGCTTGAGTTCACCGGCTGTAATCCGCTGTGTATACAGATAACCGAACGGCAGAGTTGATCGGCGGAAGAATTTCCATACCCCGTTCCGCTCCTCCGGCTTTTGATAGCCGAATAACCGGGCCCCGGAATCGATGGAGATCTGCGTAGTGACTCCCAGCAAGAGCTCCGTTGCAGGTTCAGGATAAAAGGAGTACCGATTCGAATTCTGGATATCGACCGTTTCCGGGGAATACTTTTCAATCGTCGCCGGCAAGAGTGAGTTATAGGCGCTGACTCCCGGATAATTGTAAATCAGCGGCAAAGTGTAATGCTGAGTGGGATCAGCCGAAGGAAAAAACAGAGTCCGGCCATCGGTAATCGATTTCCCCGCCAGCGGCTTGACTTTACGGTAAATATCCCCCTCGAAAACTTGAAAAAGGAAATCCTGCTCCCGCAAAGGTATCCGTTGATTAATCGTCGAATTGTGCATCAGAAAAAGCTCAACAGCGACTGTCGCCATCAGCAGAAGCGGAAGAAAGCGGCGAATTCGGCTCCCGGAAGGCCGGGAAAAAAACAGCAGATAAACTCCAGATAAAACAGCGACAGAGAACAAAACAGAAGACAATACCGAAAAATATGCATATAAAACCACCGGAATAAATATCAGAAACATCACGGCAAAAACATTCATCTGCCGGTCGGCGACAGGCTCCTTCAAATAGCGCTCCAGAAAACTCACAATAACGACAACGGCAGAAAAAACCAGAACAAAAGTCCATCTGTAGGAAAAAATCTGACAAAAAAGAGGTATTGCCAACGGCAGTGCCATCATCCCGGCAATCAGCCAATACTGCCACTTCGTCCTGCAGAAAAGATAATAAGAGACCGCCCAGAAAATCAGAAGGCTGCTTGCCAAAACGGTTGTTTCATAATAATTATGTCGCACAAAATGAGATAAAACGCCAAAGTAATTATTCGAAACAATCCGTCCCAGAAAAATCAGAATGTCCTCAAAAGAACTGATGGAGAACAAATTTGCAAGGGTCCTGGAACCGGCATCGCTGCGCCCGGACCCCCAAAAAAGGAACAGCCACGGCAAACTGATCCATGCGCTGAGCATAAATCCAAGAAGTCCGTTCAAAAGCAGCTGCAGTTCATCCATCAAGCATTTTTTCCACCGGAAGCCGCTGATGATCGAGCGCCCCAACAGATAAACAGCAGAGAAAATTCCGATCATGCTGAAAAAATAGACTGAGAACATACTCAGCAATGCGTAATTGAGCACACAGAAGATAAAGCTGCCCCGCCTGCCTGCAAGCAGAAGCTCCAGCAAATACATGTTTATTGTAAAGAAAACCATTGCAGACAGAAATTGATAATGCTGCCCCCATAAAACATTATAGCTGGAGAATGTCCACAAAAGCACTCCGATCCAGATCAACCAGGAACGATGGGTAAAGCGCTTGAAATAAAGCCAGGAAAAAAATGCGATTACCAGATATTTTGCAAAGGCAACCCAGATCATCGCCCCCATAAAGCTGGAAAGCGGAACAAAAAGCAAAAGCAGGAAAAACGGATCCAGCATCTGCATGCTCAATGTATAGCTGGAGACTCCCAGTCCCAGCTGGAGGAGCATCATCTGCAGGGATCCGGCCCTGATATTTTCACACAGAAAACGGTAAGACGGCAAGTAGCTCCGGATGGTATCCGATCCTACATCCCGATAACAATAATACGCAGACCCGAAAATAAATTCCCGATAAAGAAAAGCAAAAGCCACGACAACCGAAACAATAATCCACAACAAAGTGTGCTTCTCAAAATGTTCCGTAACTTTCTCCGCACTCTGCCGCACCCTTCCCCGGCATCTGATACAGACGGAAAGCAGAAACACGACCAAGGCATCGACCAGCAATACGATTGCCAGCCGTCCCCACAAAACACGGGGCGGAGCCAATTCCGCGAAAGCACCCGGGTCAGAAACGAAATAGCAGTCGGTTCCGCCGGAAGTAAATTCCGCCGCATTCTCAGCACAGCTCTGACTGGTCATCTCTTTCTGCTGAGTGAAAATCTGAAAAA
Coding sequences:
- a CDS encoding flotillin family protein, yielding MSPVIIIATLAGFVLLMIFISLVTWYRKCPSDRIMIIYGKTGGNQAAKCIHGGAKFVWPVVQDYGYISLRPLQIAVNLDNALCKQNIRINVPSVFTVGVSTSPEIMGNAAERLFGQSPEAIAELAKDIIFGQLRLVIASMMIEEINADRETFLRAVEANVAEELKKIGLELLNVNITDITDESGYIAAIGQRAAAGAINKAKVDVAEEQRKGSIGAAEANKLERVAVAKAEAEAASGEADADRERRIAVKQAEAAAIAGEADADRAQRIAVKQAEAAAAAGEADADRDRRIAVKQADSTATQGENVSAIEIAKSNATRSEQEAEAYRRAEAARQVAAAQIEKAKYEAEADAQVSRAKMEMERQRAEVIVPAEIQKSQVEIAADAEAEKLRREAKGEADAIYAKLEAEARGNYEILKAKGEGYRAIIEACENDSNAASKMLLIEKLQEIVALQTEAIKGIKIDKVTVWDGGGKTADGKTTTANFLSGMLQSLPPLHDVAGMAGLDLPGYLGKVKSDKRDTAETGTGTEPAGQA
- a CDS encoding tetratricopeptide repeat protein; amino-acid sequence: MKTRMFLFLAAATLLLAAGCRSIPLPEGVIPAEKMTQTPARPEPVEPLRRLAASGDPDGTFRYGLQLLFAENSRQPVEKPEFPNGVPFGIRPENWSPADLWIARAAQLGSPEAKYYTAAARQAVLERRQMLKLVKEAAEAGVAPALNRLGTYYYFGMGVEVDNAEAVRLFAAAARQGHPAALHNLAVCLMNGSGIAADEAAAVRLLRMAAFRGTEQSRRNLEWCYRTGLGVEVDRSKAFYWKDINRIPPAGTEELFPADKVEELDLQVELP
- a CDS encoding PQQ-binding-like beta-propeller repeat protein; translated protein: MRILPLLTLLSFSALLTAGELKITVLSDIHVSPGNANDKLMPDVVKEVNANDSALVVVTGDLTNRGADRELEHIHNVLSGIGKELHAIPGNHETNWSESAGQTFVRLWGDEKFAIVRDGVALIGFSTGPYLKMGDGYVRSEDVAFLKESLRKLAGNGEPVIVFCHYPLADELGNGAAIARILRDYNVVGVVSGHTHSQFRRTIYGLDSIVCRPLTGFDGTHGYNLLRFDGKEKLEAFEKRLGGDILPVENREPVAEQPFPAEEPLPENVRVELLHADPASVFTGAAVTRSGIYYGTSDGRFVALTPEGETAWERNFKRPFYSTPAAFEGVIAVGLTGMPGGLAPGGIALLPEPKSGDKRGGLFLPAPAPVIGSGTASDGRLYMGAGAGEFRRIDSAGRYEKNDTVRFGTMQGAPAVKDGVAVFGAWDTNLYALDAETLELRWKWNNGKSQVLFSPGNVRPVIGNGQVVIVAPDRYMTALDLKTGRQLWRANAHKFREALGGSEDGGTAYAKTMDGELVAVETGKPEYTEKWLCDLGFGYDHAPCPVLEADGVVYAGSRNGVIAAVDAATGKLLWRYRGGDSAVNDFTKGPDGSVYATLIEGRIYRISGKMP
- the rffA gene encoding dTDP-4-amino-4,6-dideoxygalactose transaminase, translated to MKIPFNKPFVAGKELYYMAQAVQNGHLSGDGPFTGRCSRWLEEHFNAKKVLLTHSCTAALEMAAILCDIQPGDEFIVPSYTFVSTANAFVLRGGVPVFVDIRPDTMNIDESLIEQAVTPRTRVIVPVHYAGVGCDMDVIMDIARRHRLLVVEDAAQGVCATYKERYLGTIGHLGCYSFHETKNLISGEGGALVINDERFLERAEVIREKGTNRSRFFRGMVDKYTWVDIGSSYIPSELIAAFLYAQLEQADRITGKRLAIWNRYYKELLPLQQAGVIRLPVELPECRHNAHMFHILLKDLATRSALIEFLKKRDIHPVFHYVPLHSAPKGMELGGGRFRLPVTDDCAGRLLRLPCYYELQPEEVDSICELIRAFFR
- a CDS encoding GNAT family N-acetyltransferase, which encodes MIYRDLPWDSDFFRVSVGALTVEAGDTEDDLVSALSKWTPEVCYIFMPYRSGAVFSECLKAMGAKCYDCKTVFSKLLTGTVSVCRPVEVVEVFSKDFRSVKLAVDSGWHSRFQRDEHFRPFQAALYERWLQNCFDSPAGRVWIVPGEEGGDAVLCASVKDNQGKIELVAVDEKCRGRGYGKALMSRAEEYFRISGAASAQVVTQLDNERACRLYCSCGYEISNITEVWHLWRS
- a CDS encoding glycosyltransferase family 2 protein, which gives rise to MKLSVVVPVYMGERFLEELYTRIRQVAESLTGEWELILVNDSSPDGSWRGIAELAGRDARVIGLNLSRNFGQHYAITAGLSAASGDWVVVMDCDLQDMPEEIPVLYAKAQEGFDSVFAQRVERQDAWIKKECSKLFYRVFSFLTGTRMDASIANFGIYHRKVIGAILSLGDSIRYFPAMAQWVGFRQAVCPVRHAARSEGESSYSWKKLFRLALDNMIAFSDKPLRITALTGLCISVLAVLVTLFYLCLALSGLIKVMGYASLILSIWFNTGIMLMTIGMVGIYVGKTFSQTKRRPVFIIADSLNLPENRK
- a CDS encoding YfhO family protein, with the protein product MNNLSARHFFQKLFSLKWECIGLACVVFLSIMIFRAASLTEVSVEISSSRKTSVEIFYLDTHISADNYSLKNWIAEVCHSPGKFAELHYLLPGDAKYRRLRFDFGNRGGVAFAIREIRIRRYFFLEYRIPAERIFQIFTQQKEMTSQSCAENAAEFTSGGTDCYFVSDPGAFAELAPPRVLWGRLAIVLLVDALVVFLLSVCIRCRGRVRQSAEKVTEHFEKHTLLWIIVSVVVAFAFLYREFIFGSAYYCYRDVGSDTIRSYLPSYRFLCENIRAGSLQMMLLQLGLGVSSYTLSMQMLDPFFLLLLFVPLSSFMGAMIWVAFAKYLVIAFFSWLYFKRFTHRSWLIWIGVLLWTFSSYNVLWGQHYQFLSAMVFFTINMYLLELLLAGRRGSFIFCVLNYALLSMFSVYFFSMIGIFSAVYLLGRSIISGFRWKKCLMDELQLLLNGLLGFMLSAWISLPWLFLFWGSGRSDAGSRTLANLFSISSFEDILIFLGRIVSNNYFGVLSHFVRHNYYETTVLASSLLIFWAVSYYLFCRTKWQYWLIAGMMALPLAIPLFCQIFSYRWTFVLVFSAVVVIVSFLERYLKEPVADRQMNVFAVMFLIFIPVVLYAYFSVLSSVLFSVAVLSGVYLLFFSRPSGSRIRRFLPLLLMATVAVELFLMHNSTINQRIPLREQDFLFQVFEGDIYRKVKPLAGKSITDGRTLFFPSADPTQHYTLPLIYNYPGVSAYNSLLPATIEKYSPETVDIQNSNRYSFYPEPATELLLGVTTQISIDSGARLFGYQKPEERNGVWKFFRRSTLPFGYLYTQRITAGELKHYPKDELSRLRLSHFHFMDKADESMAESWFPGSLPKRAKAVQEAVPLMRDGKAVSAKGGEKMFRLVSRKLSASHSVSISSADPRSGFHILEIEGKFSRKQKIMLNCDGHMRMLQALPGHRTYRVPLPQEKVSEISFRVNPAVVKLISLSLLRRQGVDEEIDAAAAELKSSPVTDISYAHSTWRGRVDNRSGKIGMLCIPITWQEGWRATVSGRAEKVYGINNGLLGVPVPAGVHEVTVNWSPPYYGLGVVLSVSGGALTLLLYFFIYRKSSRKRIDEGTVL